A portion of the Carya illinoinensis cultivar Pawnee chromosome 11, C.illinoinensisPawnee_v1, whole genome shotgun sequence genome contains these proteins:
- the LOC122281745 gene encoding UDP-glucose 4-epimerase GEPI48-like, giving the protein MPKNILVTGGAGYIGSHTVLQLLFGGFKTVVVDNLDNSSPVALQRVKQLAGDFGQNLSFHQVDLRNKPALEQIFASAQFDAVIHFAGLKAVGESVQKPLLYHNNNLIGTITLLEVMAAHGCKKLVFSSSATVYGWPKEVPCTEEFPLSAANPYGRTKLFIEEICRDIYRSDSGWKIMLLRYFNPVGAHHSGDIGEDPRGIPNNLMPFVQQVAVGRRPALTVFGNDYSTVDGTGVRDYIHVVDLADGHIAALQKLDEPSIGCEVYNLGTGKGTSVLEMVSAFEKASGKKIPLVMAGRRAGDAEIVYASTTKAEKELNWKAKYGINEMCHDQWNWASKNPYGYGSPESTN; this is encoded by the exons ATGCCTAAGAACATCCTCGTCACCGGTGGAGCCGGTTACATTGGCAGCCACACCGTACTCCAGCTCTTATTCGGCGGTTTCAAGACCGTCGTTGTTGACAACTTGGACAACTCCTCCCCCGTCGCACTCCAGCGCGTCAAACAACTCGCCGGTGATTTCGGCCAAAACCTCTCCTTTCACCAG GTAGACCTCCGGAACAAACCAGCACTTGAACAAATTTTTGCTTCAGCACA ATTTGATGCTGTCATACACTTTGCTGGGTTAAAAGCAGTTGGTGAAAGTGTGCAGAAACCATTGTTATATCACAACAACAATTTAATTGGGACAATTACTTTGTTGGAAGTCATGGCTGCACATGGATGCAAAAag cTTGTGTTCTCATCTTCAGCTACTGTCTATGGCTGGCCAAAGGAGGTTCCATGCACAGAAGAGTTCCCTCTTTCTGCAGCAAACCCATATGGACGAACCAAG CTCTTCATTGAAGAAATTTGTCGTGATATCTACCGCTCGGACTCTGGATGGAAAATCATGTTGCTAAGATACTTCAATCCAGTTGGTGCACATCATAGTGGTGATATTGGTGAGGATCCCCGTGGAATTCCAAACAACCTCATGCCCTTCGTGCAGCAAGTTGCCGTTGGCAGACGACCAGCACTGACTGTTTTTGGAAATGACTATTCGACTGTGGATGGTACTGGG GTGCGCGACTACATTCATGTTGTTGATTTAGCTGATGGGCACATTGCTGCCTTGCAAAAGCTGGATGAGCCTAGTATAG GTTGTGAGGTTTACAACTTGGGCACTGGTAAGGGAACCTCGGTTCTGGAGATGGTTTCTGCATTTGAAAAGGCATCTGGCAAG AAAATTCCACTCGTAATGGCTGGGCGGCGAGCTGGTGACGCTGAAATTGTTTATGCATCAACAACAAAAGCAGAAAAGGAATTGAATTGGAA GGCCAAATATGGCATCAACGAGATGTGCCATGATCAATGGAACTGGGCAAGCAAAAACCCTTATGGCTATGGATCACCCGAGTCCACGAACTAG